Genomic DNA from Leptotrichia wadei:
GTGCGAAAATTTCAGATTTTCTAAATATCAAAATAAAAACTGCTGTCCGAAATCCTTCTTTTTTAAGCTCCATAAGTTCTCTCAAATGTTTTAAGGCACGAATTGAAGGAGAGCCAGGAAATTGAGCAATTTTTCCGTTTACCAAAGTGCAGCCTTTTACTTCAATGTAAATTTTTTCTTTTTCAGTTTCTAAATAAAAATCGAGTTTGCTATTATTATGCTTAATTTCAGGTTTTATATACGAAGGTTCTCCAAATGGAGAAATTTCATTATCGTGAAATATGGCTTCTGTAATATATCGATGAAAAGCCGTATTTATAAGAATAATCTCTTCATGAACTTTCACTGCGATAATATCCCATTTAGTTTTACGATTTTCATTATTTGCTTTT
This window encodes:
- the sfsA gene encoding DNA/RNA nuclease SfsA, which translates into the protein MKKNKILYTINYDKIVNFKERVTRFTVRFEFKDSENEEYSGEDFAHLHDTGRLTELLIDGAELLIKKANNENRKTKWDIIAVKVHEEIILINTAFHRYITEAIFHDNEISPFGEPSYIKPEIKHNNSKLDFYLETEKEKIYIEVKGCTLVNGKIAQFPGSPSIRALKHLRELMELKKEGFRTAVFILIFRKSEIFAPEHIIDREFSETFYEAIENGVEIYPMLLEYREDGNVYFVKKIRIMEKRF